The Apis cerana isolate GH-2021 linkage group LG12, AcerK_1.0, whole genome shotgun sequence genome window below encodes:
- the LOC107995492 gene encoding WD repeat domain phosphoinositide-interacting protein 4-like isoform X1 — MAGEKSILSLRFNQDQGCFTCCMESGLRVYNVEPLVEKAHLENDIMGSIAIAEMLWRTNIIAIVGGGTRPKFAENTVLIYDDLSKKFIMEVTFTSPIKAIRLRRDKIILQNRMIVALQREIHVFSFPMPTRRLLTLETRDNPMGLIEVATLATAQKQLLAFPGHKQGSVQLIDLGATEAGSSSAPATLAAHQGALACLAVNNSGTMIATASTQGTLVRVWDSIRRHLLVELRRGADPATLYCITFSRDSEFLCASSDKGTVHIFALKDTQLNRRSTFSKMGFLGNYVESQWALATFTVPPECACVCAFGTRSSVIAICMDGTFHKYVFTADGNCNREAFDVFLDVCDHDDF; from the exons ATGGCTGGCGAAAAAAGTATTCTTAGTTTACGATTTAATCAAGATCAag gATGTTTCACATGTTGTATGGAATCTGGTCTTAGAGTATATAATGTAGAACCATTAGTGGAAAAAGCTCATTtggaaaatgatataatggGAAGTATAGCTATTGCAGAAATGCTTTGGAGAACAAACATCATTGCAATAGTAGGTGGTGGTACAAGACCAAAGTTTGCAGAAAATACAGTACTTATTTATGatgatttatctaaaaaatttataatggaaGTTACATTTACCAGTCCTATTAAAGCTATACGATTACGTAGAGACAA aataattttacaaaacagAATGATAGTAGCACTTCAACGAGAAATACATGTTTTCTCATTTCCTATGCCTACACGAAGATTATTGACTTTAGAAACCAGAGATAATCCAATGGGATTAATTGAAGTTGCTACATTAGCTACTGCACAAAAACAACTTCTTGCTTTCCCTGGCCATAAACAGGGTAGTGTACAATTAATTGATCTTGGTGCTACAGAAGCAGGAAGTTCTAGTGCTCCTGCAACTCTTGCAGCACATCaa gGTGCATTAGCTTGTCTTGCAGTTAATAATAGTGGAACAATGATAGCAACTGCTTCTACTCAAGGTACATTAGTTAGAGTATGGGACAGTATACGTAGACACTTGTTAGTGGAATTGAGAAGAGGTGCTGATCCTGCAACACTTTAttg caTTACATTTAGTAGAGATTCGGAATTCTTATGTGCTTCTAGTGATAAAGGAACAGTACACATATTTGCATTAAAAGACACACAATTAAATCGCAGATCGAC tttttcaaaaatggGGTTTTTGGGAAATTATGTCGAAAGTCAATGGGCATTGGCTACATTCACAGTACCACCAGAATGTGCTTGCGTATGTGCATTTGGAACAAGAAGTTCTGTCAtag CAATTTGTATGGATGGAACATTTCACAAATATGTTTTTACTGCCGATGGAAATTGTAACCGTGAAGCATTTGATGTCTTCCTAGATGTTTGTGATCATGATGacttttaa
- the LOC107995525 gene encoding proteasome adapter and scaffold protein ECM29 has translation MAAPTDELILLERVFFRLGSADTDEQLQASVCKFLPPVLLKLSSAQEGVRKKVMELLIHINKRIKSRPQVQLPVETLLLQYQDPAASSFVINFTIIYIKLGYPRMEMQKQAELIPSILNAIEGKPLSHQDSLLFIIMPALGHVNIPVDSDKRAFFLGLHDKPYVSKQLLNFMLDVLLLPYGSVGQMQNQQSDQAIDWSCFRVPPGLSEYAFKRVIGENPPTAEQLEQTKLGIVKFLAGGFFPDSDILIHLIVAAADTRFSVANLADLELKKIVNTLDWSSMQLAAPLYSLFLGTDTLGIQKEIKPEMKRLPAGIRIRLKLLHYLCRVTKAGFIIPPCIQVVFHSLQEGDGKTTNAKLKSMALQFTLNIVQQCSLAPLSRIAGIILNGMIKLIFEGEDIHKMMAYTVIGQLGQRIPSVIDKNSNLLCHLFDTLVSTEGDLRRTVRDTLISITSAFILNKDDEANISLMNGLLSTYIESSESNVRFVAMHYAATVFPSDDVPSRYLLLLASGDDKHEIRTEAMKVLYGTMHKNECDKQNCNHISLPDFKKLVTYIYSKMQARMSIGNEKMNIENKILPYNITVFTEIITYLRICLARNAHVTKYNELLQHPCESTPLITRYLKNLYEDKIEILHHYLDIILIFSHASADQTSLQALLEMIGSIPQFITRIYENNLSWLRTLLISTKPDIRQLAAKIYGLITAQLSNNEFEAQISEIMGIIDKNNLEAQHGSLLTLTYMMERRLVFKRSNINNDCFNWDLYINVVRMICNFLHNNTILLLDAAIQSIGILGKTCELPLSNEGKEEPNKKEIVEILFSVLNNVKLNTKIKEKAALSLGYLCVGENFPHTSYIVNKIITTVKETKDIEIHLIMGETLVCCVQAEASPEKRDAWTILPSEHTVPYSDTSTELLIHTLDELLHIYKDPHPNLRQAVCVWLLALLKYNIQRECIKEKFSSLHYAFMDFLSDDSDIVQDMAAKGLSLIHINSNKEQKEFFVSNILDQFTQGRKTVQQVTLDTKLFEEGQLGKSPTSGNLSTYREICSLATELQKPDLVYYFMHLANHNAVWTSKKGAAFGFAAIAEIANEELNKYLPNIIPRLYRYQFDPTPKIQHSMSSIWRAIVPSTSKAIEQYHKEILNDITDNLTNYEWRVRISCCNALADLLRVNVRLNLAKCAPELLKILFRVMDDIHEGTRLAATNTTKALSKVCVRYCDSSYGKEGEEVLQAILPVLLDIGVVNVVSSVRIVSLQTISQLVSRAGVLLKPSLVILIPALLSTIGESENPNLSYLSNVCGTMSEARDAIDNIRASAAKEHYATETMTKCIQYIDADILKELMPKIIELIKSSIGFGTKITCLHFIILLSTHFKQELQPYSGKLLNVLMNGLLDRNSVVRKNNAIAIGHIVGSAKESSLEKLFKMLNTWYMERDDSTKLAIGQTLQAINNYNQEILRNFSNIVIPLTFFAMHEQKAQENENVIDLWTELWNEITPGTETGIRQNIESITNILRTSLESSSWNTKAQAANAIHTLAEKLGSNIDATIRDILLKVLMDGLRGRTWDGKDRLLNALATLTCNSKMALKENSEMSMNIVQILYRESKKEALEYRRHALYAFGTILHELNIDKFKEVYEIVQEIWTMLARKDADESLVSEEKIKRNDVIKLYETVYEILGKAWPLYKETQDKYCVEFITHYDKMLPIQSTTIQISMLSSLNLFVDKLALLKINISDLSVEDKTMLDLICDIFNKILKYSMGISYTRIRKEALNIALSLGRKLRYTKNNEKFDKMILIIQETLPELTKDNEPEIRTRIIDIKEMLKI, from the exons ATGGCAGCCCCTACGGATGAGCTTA TTTTGCTCGAGCGAGTATTTTTCCGTTTGGGATCTGCAGATACTGATGAACAATTGCAAGCATCAGTTTGCAAATTTTTGCCTCCAGTTTTATTAAAGCTTTCTAGTGCACAAGAAGGTGTTAGAAAGAAAGTAATGGAactattaattcatataaataaaagaataaaaagtagaCCTCAAGTACAATTGCCAGTTGAAAcacttttattacaatatcaaGATCCAGCTGCCAGCTCATTTGTAAtt aattttacaattatatatataaaattaggaTATCCTAGAATGGAAATGCAAAAACAAGCAGAATTAATTCCAAGTATATTAAATGCTATTGAAGGAAAACCATTATCTCATCAAGATag tttattattcataattatgcCTGCATTGGGTCATGTTAATATTCCTGTGGATTCAGACAAACGAGCATTTTTTCTTGGTCTACATGACAAACCTTATGTCTCAAAACAATTACTCAATTTTATGCttgatgttttattattaccttatgg ATCTGTAGGACAAATGCAAAATCAACAATCAGATCAAGCTATTGATTGGTCATGTTTTCGTGTACCACCAGGATTGAGTGAATATGCATTTAAACGAGTCATTGGTGAAAATCCACCAACAGCAGAACAACTTGAACAAACAAAATTAggaattgtaaaatttctagCTGGAGGTTTTTTTCCTGATTCAGATATTCTTATACATTTGATAGTAGCAGCTGCAGATACCAGATTCAGTGTTGCTAATCTAGCTGatttagaattgaaaaaaattgttaa CACATTAGATTGGTCTTCAATGCAATTAGCAGCaccattatattcattattcttgGGTACTGATACTTTGGGTATTCAGAAGGAAATTAAGCCAGAAATGAAACGATTACCTGCAGGCATAcgaattcgtttaaaattattgcattatcTTTGCCGCGTTACTAAAGCtggttttattattccacCATGTATTCAg gtAGTTTTTCATTCTTTACAAGAAGGAGATGGAAAGACTACAAATGCAAAGTTAAAATCAATGGCATTGCAATTTACATTGAATATTGTGCAACA atgtaGCCTTGCACCATTATCTCGCATAGcaggaattattttaaatggcatgataaaattaatttttgaaggtgaagatattcataaaatgatGGCATATACTGTTATTGGACAATTAGGACAAAGAATTCCATCAGTGATAGATAAAAactcaaatttattatgtcaTTTATTTGATACACTTGTATCg acgGAAGGAGATTTACGAAGAACAGTAAGAGatacattaatttcaataacatctgcatttattcttaataaagatGATGAAGCCAACATATCTCTCATGAATGGATTATTATCTACTTATATTGAATCATCGGAATCTAATGTTAG aTTTGTAGCTATGCATTATGCAGCTACTGTATTTCCCTCTGATGATGTACCTTCtcgttatcttttattattagcaTCTGGAGATGATAAACATGAAATAAGAACAGAAGCTATGAAAGTTTTATATGGTACTATGCATAAAAATGAATGTGATAAACAAAATTGTAACCATATTTCATTACcagattttaagaaacttgttacttatatttattcaaaaatgcaAGCAAGAATGTCAATTggtaatgaaaaaatgaatatagaaaataaaatacttccTTATAATATCACTGTATTTACAGAg ATAATTACTTATCTCCGAATTTGTTTAGCAAGAAATGCCCATGTtactaaatataatgaattattacaaCATCCTTGTGAAAGTACACCACTAATTAcacgttatttaaaaaatctgtaTGAagacaaaatagaaatattacatcattatcttgatataattttaatttttagtcatGCTTCTGCAG ATCAAACTTCATTGCAAGCTTTATTGGAAATGATTGGTTCTATCCCACAGTTTATAAcaagaatttatgaaaataatctatCATGGCTTCGTACTTTACTTATATCTACTAAACCAGATATAAGACAATTGGCTGCTAAAATTTATGGTTTAATAACTGCTCAGCTTTCCAATAATGAGTTTGAAGCTCAAATTTCTGAGATTATGGGTatcatagataaaaataatttagaagctCAACATGGttcattattaactttaacaTATATGATGGAAAGAAGATTAGTTTTTAAACGAagtaacataaataatgattgtTTTAATTGGGATCTCTATATTAATGTCGTAAGAatgatat gcaattttcttcataataatacaattttgttaTTGGATGCTGCAATTCAAAGTATTGGTATTTTGGGTAAAACATGTGAATTACCATTATCCAATGAGGGCAAAGAAGaaccaaataaaaaagaaattgttgaaatattattttcagtattaaataatgtaaaattaaacactAAG attAAAGAGAAGGCTGCACTTTCATTAGGTTATTTATGTGTAGGGGAAAATTTTCCTCATACAtcatatatagtaaataaaataattacaactgTCAAAGag acaaaagatattgaaatcCATTTGATTATGGGAGAGACATTGGTTTGTTGTGTTCAAGCTGAAGCTTCTCCAGAAAAACGAGATGCTTGGACGATATTACCAAGTGAACATACAGTACCTTACAGCGATACTAGTACTGAGTTATTAATACATACATTAGATGAAttacttcatatatataaagatccaCATCCTAATTTGAGACag gcCGTCTGTGTGTGGTTATTAGCActtctgaaatataatatccaaAGAGAgtgtattaaagaaaaattttcgtcaTTACATTATGCATTTATGGATTTTCTTTCAGATGATAGTg atatagtaCAAGATATGGCAGCAAAAGGTCTTAGTTTGATacatattaatagtaataaagaacaaaaggaattttttgtttctaatatattagatCAATTTACACAGGGACGTAAAACTGTACAACAAGTTACTcttgatacaaaattatttgaagaagGTCAATTAGGAAAATCTCCAACAAG tgGTAATTTATCTACATATAGAGAAATTTGTTCTTTAGCTACAGAGTTACAAAAACCCGATTTGGTATATTATTTCATGCACTTAGCAAATCATAATGCAGTATGGACATCTAAAAAAGGTGCTGCATTTGGATTTGCAGCAATTGCTGAAATAGCaaatgaagaattaaataaatatttacccaACATAATTCCACGTTTATACAGATATCAATTCGATCCCACTCCCAAGATTCAGCACAGTATGTCTAGTATTTGGCGAGCAATTGTTCCATCAACAAGTAAAGCT attgaacaatatcataaagaaattttgaatgatataactgataatttaacaaattatgaaTGGCGAGTGCGAATCAGTTGTTGCAATGCACTTGCAGATTTATTAAGAGTAAATGTTCGTTTAAATTTGGCGAAATGTGCTCcagaattattaaagatattgttTCGAGTAATGGATGATATTCACGAAGGCACTAGATTAGCAGCCACAAATACAACTAAAGCATTAAGTAAA gTTTGCGTTCGATACTGTGATTCTTCTTATGGCAAAGAGGGAGAAGAAGTTCTACAAGCAATTTTACCtgtattattagatattggaGTTGTTAATGTTGTGAGCAGCGTAAGAATAGTATCTTTACAAACTATATCTCAATTAGTTTCGAGAGCAGGTGTTTTGCTTAAACCATCTTTAGTTATATTAATTCCTGCTCTTTTAAGTACAATTGGTGAATCAGAAAATccgaatttatcatatttgagTAATGTATGTGGAACAATGTCAGAGGCGCGAGATGCTATTGATAACATTAGAGCTAGCGCTGCTAAAGAACATTATGCTACTGAAACAATGACAAAA TGCATTCAGTATATTGATgcagatattttaaaagaattaatgccaaagataatagaattgataaaatctaGCATTGGTTTTGGAACAAAAATTACATGTTTGcactttattattcttttaagtaCTCATTTTAAACAAGAATTACAACCTTATAGTg GTAAACTTTTAAACGTGTTAATGAATGGATTATTGGATCGTAATTCTGTCGTTAGGAAAAATAACGCAATTGCTATTGGACATATAGTGGGATCAGCAAAAGAATCAagtcttgaaaaattatttaaaatgcttaATACATGGTACATGGAACGAG ATGATTCAACTAAATTAGCAATTGGTCAAACATTACaagctataaataattataatcaggaaatattaagaaatttttcgaatattgttATACCTCTTACTTTTTTTGCAATGCATGAACAAAAAGCACAAG aaaatgaaaatgtaatcgATTTATGGACCGAATTATGGAATGAAATAACTCCAGGAACAGAAACTGGAATTAGACAAAATATAGaatcaataacaaatattttacgcACATCATTAGAATCATCATCGTGGAATACGAAAGCTCAAGCGGCTAATGCGATTCATACATTAGCAGAAAAATTAGGTAGCAATATTGATGCAACtataagagatattttattaaaggtaTTAATGGATGGTTTACGTGGTAGAACTTGGGATGGAAAAGATCGATTATTAAATGCTCTTGCTACATTAACATGTAATAGCaa aatggctcttaaagaaaattctgaaatGTCTATGAATAtagtacaaatattatatagggAAAGTAAAAAAGAGGCTTTAGAATATCGTCGACACGCTTTATATGCATTTGGTACGATTTTAcacgaattaaatattgataaatttaaagaagtaTATGAAATCGTTCAAGAAATTTGGACAATG cTGGCAAGAAAAGATGCAGATGAATCTTTAGTTTCTgaggagaaaataaaaagaaatgatgttataaaattatatgaaactgTTTATGAAATACTTGGAAAAGCTTGGCCACTATATAAAGAAACTCAAG ACAAATATTGCGTAGAATTTATAACTCATTATGATAAGATGCTTCCTATTCAATCCACAACTATACAAATATCAATGCTATCATCACTTAATTTATTTGTGGATAAACTTgccttattaaaaataaatatttcggatTTGTCAGTTGAAGACAAAACAATGCTGGATTTaatttgtgatatatttaataaaatattaaaatatagtatgG GTATTTCATATACcagaataagaaaagaagcTTTAAATATAGCTTTATCTCTTGGCAGAAAATTACgttatactaaaaataatgaaaaatttgataaaatgattttaataatacaagaaACTTTACCGGAATTAACAAAGGATAATGAACCAGAAATTCGAACCAGAATTATTGATATCAAAGAAATGCTTAAGATATga
- the LOC107995492 gene encoding WD repeat domain phosphoinositide-interacting protein 4-like isoform X3 yields MAGEKSILSLRFNQDQGCFTCCMESGLRVYNVEPLVEKAHLENDIMGSIAIAEMLWRTNIIAIVGGGTRPKFAENTVLIYDDLSKKFIMEVTFTSPIKAIRLRRDKIILQNRMIVALQREIHVFSFPMPTRRLLTLETRDNPMGLIEVATLATAQKQLLAFPGHKQGSVQLIDLGATEAGSSSAPATLAAHQGALACLAVNNSGTMIATASTQGTLVRVWDSIRRHLLVELRRGADPATLYCFSKMGFLGNYVESQWALATFTVPPECACVCAFGTRSSVIAICMDGTFHKYVFTADGNCNREAFDVFLDVCDHDDF; encoded by the exons ATGGCTGGCGAAAAAAGTATTCTTAGTTTACGATTTAATCAAGATCAag gATGTTTCACATGTTGTATGGAATCTGGTCTTAGAGTATATAATGTAGAACCATTAGTGGAAAAAGCTCATTtggaaaatgatataatggGAAGTATAGCTATTGCAGAAATGCTTTGGAGAACAAACATCATTGCAATAGTAGGTGGTGGTACAAGACCAAAGTTTGCAGAAAATACAGTACTTATTTATGatgatttatctaaaaaatttataatggaaGTTACATTTACCAGTCCTATTAAAGCTATACGATTACGTAGAGACAA aataattttacaaaacagAATGATAGTAGCACTTCAACGAGAAATACATGTTTTCTCATTTCCTATGCCTACACGAAGATTATTGACTTTAGAAACCAGAGATAATCCAATGGGATTAATTGAAGTTGCTACATTAGCTACTGCACAAAAACAACTTCTTGCTTTCCCTGGCCATAAACAGGGTAGTGTACAATTAATTGATCTTGGTGCTACAGAAGCAGGAAGTTCTAGTGCTCCTGCAACTCTTGCAGCACATCaa gGTGCATTAGCTTGTCTTGCAGTTAATAATAGTGGAACAATGATAGCAACTGCTTCTACTCAAGGTACATTAGTTAGAGTATGGGACAGTATACGTAGACACTTGTTAGTGGAATTGAGAAGAGGTGCTGATCCTGCAACACTTTAttg tttttcaaaaatggGGTTTTTGGGAAATTATGTCGAAAGTCAATGGGCATTGGCTACATTCACAGTACCACCAGAATGTGCTTGCGTATGTGCATTTGGAACAAGAAGTTCTGTCAtag CAATTTGTATGGATGGAACATTTCACAAATATGTTTTTACTGCCGATGGAAATTGTAACCGTGAAGCATTTGATGTCTTCCTAGATGTTTGTGATCATGATGacttttaa
- the LOC107995496 gene encoding phosphatidylinositol glycan anchor biosynthesis class U protein, with protein MKIQWLSNFILAGTIRFLLMNSEYQKIISDRVEVSTALNSWKRVTEGVYLYNFGIDPYTGDLFHETPIGLYVFNFIQQHLPQSILFCLFVFTDLLTALFLGLTAKQYATELVFKKKEKEKLCNEKIESHNNASIIYTSIMYVSAGYLFNPYIILNCVGHTTTVFTNLLYSVALISMIKSSIFWTCLSISLLTLQGFYPISLIVPAIIYIARSDSIKQKRNILNFIIVFISILIGLFYISYYIMGNWSFIWNTFGFILTVPDLRPNIGLYWYFFTEVFEHFRWLFIASFQINVSLLYIVPLALRLRHDPMLLAFSYLAVIAIFKSYPCIGDVGFYMSLLPLWKHLFQYTQQGFIVGCFMLFCTIFAPTVWYQWIYSRSANANFYFGVTLAFAIAQIFLVTDILFASVKHEFAVRHGINKDINGSNTKLLLE; from the exons atgaagATACAATggttatcaaattttatattagccGGTactattagatttttattaatgaattctgaatatcaaaaaatcattagtGATCGTGTGGAAGTTTCTACTGCATTGAATTCTTGGAAGAGAG taacTGAAGGAgtctatttatataactttggCATTGATCCTTATACAGGAGATTTATTTCATGAAACACCTATTggattatatgtttttaatttcatacaaCAACATTTACCACagtcaatattattttgtttatttgtgTTCACTGATTTATTAACAGCATTATTTCTTGGACTTACAGCAAAACAATATGCGACTGAATTG gtttttaaaaaaaaggaaaaagaaaaattatgtaatgaaAAGATAGAAAGCCATAATAATgcttcaataatatatacttcaaTAATGTATGTCTCAGcaggatatttatttaatccatACATAATACTTAATTGTGTAGGGCATACAACAAcagtatttacaaatttattatattccgtagcattaatttcaatgataaaatcttctatattttggacttgtttatcaatttctttattaacatTACAAGGATTTTATCCTATTTCACTCATAGTACcagcaattatttatattgctcGTTCTGAtagtataaaacaaaaaagaaatattcttaattttattatagtatttataagcATATTAATTggtctattttatatttcctatTATATCATGGGAAATTGGTCATTTATTTGGAATACATTTGGCTTTATTTTAACAGTTCCTGATTTACGTCCAAATATTGGACTGTATTGGTACTTTTTTACAGAAGTATTTGAGCACTTTAGATGGCTTTTTATTgcttcttttcaaataaatgttaGTTTACTATATATAGTACCATTAGCATTGAGGTTACGACATGATCCAATGTTACTAGCATTTTCTTATTTAGCAGTTATtgctatatttaaatcataccCTTGTATAGGAGATGTTGGATTTTATATGTCACTTTTACCACTTTggaaacatttatttcaat atacaCAACAAGGATTTATTGTAGGTTGTTTTATGctattttgtacaatttttgcaCCTACTGTTTGGTATCAATGGATTTATTCCAGATCAGCTAATGCAAACTTTTACTTTGGAGTTACATTAGCATTTGCTATAgcacaaatttttttagtaacaGATATTCTTTTCGCAAGTGTAAAACATGAATTTGCTGTGCGTCATGGTATTAATAAGGACATTAATGGAAGTAATACAAAGCttcttttagaataa
- the LOC107995492 gene encoding WD repeat domain phosphoinositide-interacting protein 4-like isoform X4 has translation MAGEKSILSLRFNQDQGCFTCCMESGLRVYNVEPLVEKAHLENDIMGSIAIAEMLWRTNIIAIVGGGTRPKFAENTVLIYDDLSKKFIMEVTFTSPIKAIRLRRDKMIVALQREIHVFSFPMPTRRLLTLETRDNPMGLIEVATLATAQKQLLAFPGHKQGSVQLIDLGATEAGSSSAPATLAAHQGALACLAVNNSGTMIATASTQGTLVRVWDSIRRHLLVELRRGADPATLYCFSKMGFLGNYVESQWALATFTVPPECACVCAFGTRSSVIAICMDGTFHKYVFTADGNCNREAFDVFLDVCDHDDF, from the exons ATGGCTGGCGAAAAAAGTATTCTTAGTTTACGATTTAATCAAGATCAag gATGTTTCACATGTTGTATGGAATCTGGTCTTAGAGTATATAATGTAGAACCATTAGTGGAAAAAGCTCATTtggaaaatgatataatggGAAGTATAGCTATTGCAGAAATGCTTTGGAGAACAAACATCATTGCAATAGTAGGTGGTGGTACAAGACCAAAGTTTGCAGAAAATACAGTACTTATTTATGatgatttatctaaaaaatttataatggaaGTTACATTTACCAGTCCTATTAAAGCTATACGATTACGTAGAGACAA AATGATAGTAGCACTTCAACGAGAAATACATGTTTTCTCATTTCCTATGCCTACACGAAGATTATTGACTTTAGAAACCAGAGATAATCCAATGGGATTAATTGAAGTTGCTACATTAGCTACTGCACAAAAACAACTTCTTGCTTTCCCTGGCCATAAACAGGGTAGTGTACAATTAATTGATCTTGGTGCTACAGAAGCAGGAAGTTCTAGTGCTCCTGCAACTCTTGCAGCACATCaa gGTGCATTAGCTTGTCTTGCAGTTAATAATAGTGGAACAATGATAGCAACTGCTTCTACTCAAGGTACATTAGTTAGAGTATGGGACAGTATACGTAGACACTTGTTAGTGGAATTGAGAAGAGGTGCTGATCCTGCAACACTTTAttg tttttcaaaaatggGGTTTTTGGGAAATTATGTCGAAAGTCAATGGGCATTGGCTACATTCACAGTACCACCAGAATGTGCTTGCGTATGTGCATTTGGAACAAGAAGTTCTGTCAtag CAATTTGTATGGATGGAACATTTCACAAATATGTTTTTACTGCCGATGGAAATTGTAACCGTGAAGCATTTGATGTCTTCCTAGATGTTTGTGATCATGATGacttttaa
- the LOC107995492 gene encoding WD repeat domain phosphoinositide-interacting protein 4-like isoform X2, with amino-acid sequence MAGEKSILSLRFNQDQGCFTCCMESGLRVYNVEPLVEKAHLENDIMGSIAIAEMLWRTNIIAIVGGGTRPKFAENTVLIYDDLSKKFIMEVTFTSPIKAIRLRRDKMIVALQREIHVFSFPMPTRRLLTLETRDNPMGLIEVATLATAQKQLLAFPGHKQGSVQLIDLGATEAGSSSAPATLAAHQGALACLAVNNSGTMIATASTQGTLVRVWDSIRRHLLVELRRGADPATLYCITFSRDSEFLCASSDKGTVHIFALKDTQLNRRSTFSKMGFLGNYVESQWALATFTVPPECACVCAFGTRSSVIAICMDGTFHKYVFTADGNCNREAFDVFLDVCDHDDF; translated from the exons ATGGCTGGCGAAAAAAGTATTCTTAGTTTACGATTTAATCAAGATCAag gATGTTTCACATGTTGTATGGAATCTGGTCTTAGAGTATATAATGTAGAACCATTAGTGGAAAAAGCTCATTtggaaaatgatataatggGAAGTATAGCTATTGCAGAAATGCTTTGGAGAACAAACATCATTGCAATAGTAGGTGGTGGTACAAGACCAAAGTTTGCAGAAAATACAGTACTTATTTATGatgatttatctaaaaaatttataatggaaGTTACATTTACCAGTCCTATTAAAGCTATACGATTACGTAGAGACAA AATGATAGTAGCACTTCAACGAGAAATACATGTTTTCTCATTTCCTATGCCTACACGAAGATTATTGACTTTAGAAACCAGAGATAATCCAATGGGATTAATTGAAGTTGCTACATTAGCTACTGCACAAAAACAACTTCTTGCTTTCCCTGGCCATAAACAGGGTAGTGTACAATTAATTGATCTTGGTGCTACAGAAGCAGGAAGTTCTAGTGCTCCTGCAACTCTTGCAGCACATCaa gGTGCATTAGCTTGTCTTGCAGTTAATAATAGTGGAACAATGATAGCAACTGCTTCTACTCAAGGTACATTAGTTAGAGTATGGGACAGTATACGTAGACACTTGTTAGTGGAATTGAGAAGAGGTGCTGATCCTGCAACACTTTAttg caTTACATTTAGTAGAGATTCGGAATTCTTATGTGCTTCTAGTGATAAAGGAACAGTACACATATTTGCATTAAAAGACACACAATTAAATCGCAGATCGAC tttttcaaaaatggGGTTTTTGGGAAATTATGTCGAAAGTCAATGGGCATTGGCTACATTCACAGTACCACCAGAATGTGCTTGCGTATGTGCATTTGGAACAAGAAGTTCTGTCAtag CAATTTGTATGGATGGAACATTTCACAAATATGTTTTTACTGCCGATGGAAATTGTAACCGTGAAGCATTTGATGTCTTCCTAGATGTTTGTGATCATGATGacttttaa